The genome window TGCTCTTTCAGATTTTTTATTCTGCAATTGAGTAGTTATTTCATCTTTTATTTCTTTTTTTTCAGAAAACTCTAATTCAAAATCATTTAAATTTTGTTGCAATAATTTTAATTCATCATCAAGTCTATCTAATTGATTCTGATTTTTTGCAAATGATTCTTTTGCTTCTGAAATTTCTAAGTTTAATCGTTGTTTTTCCTCTGAAAATCTTGAAATATTTTCATCAATATGTCTTAACTGAAGATCAAAATTATCTAATTGACTAGATAACTTTAAAGATTCTACCTTTTCTTTTTCCAAAACACTCGCAAGTTCATTAAATTTAAATTCGATTTTTTTCTTACTTTCATTCAATGAATATAAAGTACCTTCTGCTGATGCAAGCTGTTCCTGAATTTTTTCTTTTAAAATTAATGATTCAGAGTGATCCCTTCTCCGTTGCAGAATTCCTTGTGAAGCTCCTTCTTTTATAATTCCACAAGAAAAGCCTTGCACTCCATTTGATATTGCTCCTCTTTCAGTAATGAAAATGAAATGTTGATTATTATTTGCAATTTTTTTAGCTTTTAATAAAAGCCATTCATCTTGGCATATGAATATTCTTTCAAAAATTCTTTTTGTTGCCGGTATTTTATAGTTTTCCAACCTATCACCAACACATCTAATACCATTAATGCTTAAAATATTTTGCTTATCATTTTCTTCACTTTGGCTTAAAGGTAAAATTAGATCTTTAACAAGTAAATTTACTTTTGAAATTGAGTACTCTTCTACTTTATCTATAATTTCTATTAAATCATCTGTGTTTTCAAGAATAGCTGATTGAAAAAGAAATGGCATATGGTTTTCTAAAATAGATTCGTCTTCCTTATGCAGAGAAACTGAATCAAATAAATATCCAGAAATTTTTGTACTTAGTTTTTCTTTAAGTGATAGTATTCCATCAGATAAACCGCTATCAGACTCAACTAAATCTTTTAAAATGTTTACTTTACTTGTCACTTCTAAATGATTTTGTTTTATTATTTCACGGTCTTTGTTTGCTTGATCATATTTTAATTTAACTTTTTCTAATTCCGTTTCTAATGAATTTCTATTTGAGACGACTTCATCTAACCCTAATGATAGTTTACTTAAATTTTCAGCAATTGTTTTTCTATCTGCCGCTATTTGACCCTTGGATTCTAAAGCAATTAAATGATTTTCTGTTACTTTTTGAATCTGACTATTATATTTACTAATAGTGTCAAGCAAACTTTCATTTCGAGCTCTTAAAGAATTTTTGCTTGATTCAATAGCGCGTATTTCTGATCGATACTCATCACCACGCATTCTCTCTACTTGAATTGTTTCGTCAATCTCTTCTAACTTTTCTTCTAAATTTTCTTTTTCAAGATCAATTTTTCGCAATTGCGTACTTAGTGCTTCTATTTCAAGCATTATTGAAGATTGTTTTGCTTCTTCTAATTTTAAATTATTCTGCTCGTCAATTAATTCTTTTTTTACTTTTTCTTTTTGTAAAATTCTTTCGTCATGCCTTTTTTTGTAATTTTCTCTTCTTTCTTCATACTTTGTCAATGCAATTTTTTGATCATCTAATGTGTTTTCAGTAGATTTTATTTGTTGAGTTAGTTCCAATTGATTTGATTTAAGATCATTAGCTGCAACTTCCCATTCACTAGCTTCGATAGTAGCTTGTTGTATTTCAGTCGATCTGCTATCAACTTCTTTTTTAACTTTATTAGCAATACTGCGATAAAAACCAATATGATTTTTAATAAGTTCAATTTCTTTGTCTTTTAATTCAGATGAAAGATTTAATTTAAGTGAAGCTTTTTCTACTTGTTCTGATAGAGATTCTTTTTGTCTAATTAATTCACCTTCAATTTCAGCTAAATTTTTCATTCTATCTTGAGTAGAAAGCAGCCTTTTTTCGGCTTCTTTTCTTCTCACTTTAAACATTGTAATTCCAGCAGTTTCCTCTAATATTTCTCTAAGATCTTCTGGTGATGCTTGAATTATTCTATCACGTTTATCTTGTTGGATTATAGCATAACTTTTAGAACCTAGACCTATGGAAAGTAAAAAATCAACTATATCTTTTAATCGACATGGCTCACGATTCATGAAATATTCTCGTTCACCACTTCGATTAATTCTTCTACCAATAGAAATTTCAGGTAAGTGCATATATTCAGCTGGACAATGCAATCCATCATTTGCAAAAATTAAGGTAACTTCTGCTAAACTTAATGGTTTTCGATCTTGCGAACCTGAAAATATAATATCAGTTGGATCATCAGCGCGTAAACTTTTAGCGGTTTGTTCTCCCATTACCCAACGCACAGCATCGATGATATTCGATTTACCAGAGCCATTTGGTCCAATAACACCTGTAATTCCATCATGATATTGAATGTTAACTCTATCAGCAAAACTTTTAAAGCCAGATATATGTATCGATTTTAGTTTCATATTATCCTTATAGATATTAATGATCTACAATAGTTAAATTTTTTGACTAAAAAAACAGCAAAAAAACACAAATCAGTCTATAAAATAGATAGATTCGCAACCTTTGATCAAGAAAGATCAGCTATTGATAATCTAAAATTCAAATTTTACAAACTAATTTCACTATCTCTAACTTACAACATCTGCCTTGATTTACAAATGTTTGAAATTTGGACTTATTTTTGATTTTGGAGAGGAAGAATAAAGAGTGGAATGAATGGATAGTCTAGTAATTTGTTTATTTATAAGACAATAATTTAATATACATTTGATATTATTTACTAAAATTTTAAAAAACACACTTGTAAATTTGCATCAACATCTATTTTAAGTGTAATAAATTTAAGTCTGATTATTAAAATGTTTCTAATAGGGAAGGGGAATCTTTCAATGGCAACTCTAGGAGTTAATATAGATCACGTCGCTACTCTGCGCCAACAAAGAGGCACAAAATATCCAGATCCTGTTGAGGCAGCTTTCATAGTCCAAAATGCAGGAGCTGATCAGCTTACTGTTCATTTGCGTGAAGATAGGAGGCATATCCAAGAGCGAGACATAAAACTATTGAAAGAGATCCTTCAAATTCCGCTAAACTTAGAAATTGGAAATACACATGAAATGATAGATTTCGCCTGTTTCATTAAACCTTTTATGGTAACATTAGTACCGGAAAAAAGGGAAGAAAAAACAACTGAAGGTGGTCTTAATTTAGAGGAATATTTTGATCAATTAAAAGAATCTATTAATTTGTTACAGATGAATTCCATTCCTGTTAGTTTATTTATTGAACCTAGTTTAAAAGATATTACTTTAACAAAAAATTTAGGTGCGAAAATGATTGAACTACACACAGGGAAGTACGCTGATAGTGAAGGACTTGAAGCTCAGAGAGAATATGAAAAAATTGTTGCAGCTACTGAATTTGCTTTAGAAAATAAAATTCAAGTTCATGCAGGACATGGGCTGAATTATCAAAATGCACAAAAAATTGCAAAAATTAAAGGTATTTCTGATTTAAATATTGGCCACAGTATTGTTTCCTATGCTTTATTTGTAGGTCTTGAAAAAGCTGTTCGAGAAATGAAGAAATTAATATCATAATATAAATAGGATCTTCTTAATTAAATAGGAATAAAAATGACTTTTATAAAAAGCCAAATATCGGTTGTTTCAGAAGATTATAAACAAAATTATAAACAAAATTTGTTGATATGTGAGCAATTGTCAGAGCTGCAAAATAAAATAAAAATGGGTGGTGGAGAAAAAGCAAGAGAACGACATCAAAGTCAAGAAAAAATGTTTGTTAGAGATAGAGTATCGACAATTTGTGATCCGGGCTCACCCTTTTTAGAAACTGGACTTCTAGCAGCCCATGAAGTCTACGAGGATTCTGTTCCTGGTGCAGGAGTGGTAACAGGAATAGGAAAAATCTCTGGCAAAATGTGTATGATTATAGCAAATGATGCAACAGTAAAAGGTGGAACATATTATCCTCTAACAGTAAAGAAACATCTCAGAGCACAAGAAATAGCATTAGAAAATAAATTACCATGTGTTTATTTAGTTGATAGTGGAGGAGCCTTTTTACCATTACAAGCTGAAGTTTTTCCAGACAAAGAACATTTTGGAAGAATATTTTATAATCAAGCATTAATGAGTTCGCAAGGGATACCACAAATTGCTGCTGTTATGGGATCGTGTACAGCAGGTGGAGCATATGTTCCTGCAATGAGCGATCAAACAATTATTGTAAATAAAACTGGAAC of Pigmentibacter sp. JX0631 contains these proteins:
- the smc gene encoding chromosome segregation protein SMC, whose amino-acid sequence is MKLKSIHISGFKSFADRVNIQYHDGITGVIGPNGSGKSNIIDAVRWVMGEQTAKSLRADDPTDIIFSGSQDRKPLSLAEVTLIFANDGLHCPAEYMHLPEISIGRRINRSGEREYFMNREPCRLKDIVDFLLSIGLGSKSYAIIQQDKRDRIIQASPEDLREILEETAGITMFKVRRKEAEKRLLSTQDRMKNLAEIEGELIRQKESLSEQVEKASLKLNLSSELKDKEIELIKNHIGFYRSIANKVKKEVDSRSTEIQQATIEASEWEVAANDLKSNQLELTQQIKSTENTLDDQKIALTKYEERRENYKKRHDERILQKEKVKKELIDEQNNLKLEEAKQSSIMLEIEALSTQLRKIDLEKENLEEKLEEIDETIQVERMRGDEYRSEIRAIESSKNSLRARNESLLDTISKYNSQIQKVTENHLIALESKGQIAADRKTIAENLSKLSLGLDEVVSNRNSLETELEKVKLKYDQANKDREIIKQNHLEVTSKVNILKDLVESDSGLSDGILSLKEKLSTKISGYLFDSVSLHKEDESILENHMPFLFQSAILENTDDLIEIIDKVEEYSISKVNLLVKDLILPLSQSEENDKQNILSINGIRCVGDRLENYKIPATKRIFERIFICQDEWLLLKAKKIANNNQHFIFITERGAISNGVQGFSCGIIKEGASQGILQRRRDHSESLILKEKIQEQLASAEGTLYSLNESKKKIEFKFNELASVLEKEKVESLKLSSQLDNFDLQLRHIDENISRFSEEKQRLNLEISEAKESFAKNQNQLDRLDDELKLLQQNLNDFELEFSEKKEIKDEITTQLQNKKSERAVITERQANNRKYYDEMVYQLKRMQQKVDSFIRQIDELESAISDAEDEFENLNIEIVNYQKQVKILEDKLEYLVQEESEISEELRVYESKLKSQKDNAASKQKFINEKMLELARYETIIDTAVREANEKFSLSIKDLPSETNSDQNSRNILESRIKELQQAILDLGPVNERALEEFKDVSERLNFLVTQKEDIERSMQELYLSITEIEENTKNRFKEIFDKVNVEFQKIFPVLFPNGYGELHMLKEDDLLNTGVEILVRLPGKKMQNMSLFSGGEKALTAISLIFSLLKTTPAPFCFLDEVDAPLDEANVGRFNAVLEALSDEFQFVVITHNRRTMEVLDTIYGISMSEPGVSKLVSVDLSDVPPHLRKKQKTAVRSGASITIGETEIQSLNP
- a CDS encoding pyridoxine 5'-phosphate synthase, yielding MATLGVNIDHVATLRQQRGTKYPDPVEAAFIVQNAGADQLTVHLREDRRHIQERDIKLLKEILQIPLNLEIGNTHEMIDFACFIKPFMVTLVPEKREEKTTEGGLNLEEYFDQLKESINLLQMNSIPVSLFIEPSLKDITLTKNLGAKMIELHTGKYADSEGLEAQREYEKIVAATEFALENKIQVHAGHGLNYQNAQKIAKIKGISDLNIGHSIVSYALFVGLEKAVREMKKLIS